From one Lycium ferocissimum isolate CSIRO_LF1 chromosome 7, AGI_CSIRO_Lferr_CH_V1, whole genome shotgun sequence genomic stretch:
- the LOC132065486 gene encoding uncharacterized protein LOC132065486: MSKEGRRRRNGPSWSWTSAFVGAATAAAAVAALSSKPRDPDFHLISIDLTSFKLNFPVLDAELILTVHVTNPNVTSITYSSTEMSIFYSGEHLGSARVKAGSQPPRSCQVLRLPARLSGGQLAHHGKKFVADVAKREMVLDSTVDIEGFAKVMWWDHKFRVHVDSHVTVDPVFLDVIDQENKSALEVFVR; this comes from the coding sequence ATGagcaaagaaggaagaagaagacgaaACGGGCCTTCATGGAGCTGGACCTCCGCCTTCGTCGGCGCCGCTACCGCCGCCGCCGCAGTAGCCGCACTCTCCTCAAAACCACGTGACCCAGATTTCCACCTCATATCCATCGACTTAACTTCCTTCAAGCTCAATTTCCCCGTCTTAGACGCCGAGCTCATACTAACAGTCCACGTCACTAACCCTAACGTAACCTCAATTACCTACTCCTCAACTGAAATGTCCATTTTCTACTCCGGCGAACACCTCGGCTCGgctcgggtcaaagccggatcaCAGCCGCCGAGGTCATGTCAAGTGTTACGGCTACCGGCGAGGCTTAGTGGAGGACAGCTGGCACATCACGGGAAGAAATTTGTTGCTGACGTGGCGAAGAGAGAGATGGTGCTGGATTCCACTGTGGATATTGAAGGATTTGCTAAAGTGATGTGGTGGGACCATAAGTTTCGTGTGCACGTGGATAGTCACGTGACTGTTGATCCGGTTTTTCTTGATGTTATTGATCAGGAAAATAAATCGGCTTTGGAGGTGTTTGTTAGATGA